Genomic segment of Salvia hispanica cultivar TCC Black 2014 chromosome 2, UniMelb_Shisp_WGS_1.0, whole genome shotgun sequence:
GGATGTGATCTGCCTATGCTACTGCATTTAATCCATAACGTTTAAGTGCAAGGGTACCGGACCAGTAGCTCTGCATCATCATCCACTTCTGATCGCGGAGGTACTTCAACTTCTGCTGGCCGTGTATCGGATCCTAGTCCATCTGTTGCTTCGCTGTCTTCAAAGATGTCAACACTTAATCCACATGCCAAGGTGAACTACATGATTGGAAActttgattatattttgtgtcATTATTTGTCTTTTGCTAACTCTCTTGCTCGTCTTCGTATTGTTTCAGGAGTTTAAATTGGATCCAAATGCTAAGAGCTTCACCCCAGTTCAGAGACATATGCATGGCACACAATCTAGTGTCAGGGTGAGTGCACACATCTCTATTGCTACTGcctttttatcctttttagATGGTCTAGAATATTTCTACGAATCGAGCTTACCTTAGCTGCCAAACACATGTATAATAACTAGTGGATGCTGCTTCTTTTCATTCAATATTTATCAGCCCTTCAGTTGCATGTCGCTCAACAGCAAGAGGTTATATTTCTACCATATTGTCAAAATTAGAAGGAGATTGCATAAACTAAAGAAACTCTGTATCGAAAGATTCGATAACTGCAAGATTTTTGAGATAATAAGGATGGCTTTTGAGTGCTTTAAGAATGTATTTTAGgagaagaaatagaaaatgagcTTATTGGACAATGTATATTTATGTCtgttttcattatataaaaaagtgaagaatatctttttattttaggagaagaaatagaaaatgagcTATGTTTACAGAGACTGAAACCACTTTTTCTTTGTCATCTTGATCATCATAAGCCTGCACtttcttattaaatttaaCTCATACTGATCCATTTTGGACTTATTATGATTGTATAGGCTGGACCTTCGTTTGCTGCACAGCCGCCGGCTCCGCCAATGCTACAACAAATTTACAATTCAAGAGGACCGCAGGTTCGTTCTATTTTGCTCTACTAGGATTCTACCACAATTTTGTATTGACATTACGGTAAGTAGCTAAcatgtgttttttttcttgaacaggCTGTTAATAGTCGACAACCTAAATTTACCCACTTCGTATCACTTCCTTTGGCTATTTATCCTGAACTACTTAAGGGGcttgtcaattttaaaattgaagtaCTTAAAGACGCAGCTGCTggtaaaatgattattttatctGTTGATTGAGAATTATTAACTCCTAGCACCCTTCCCGTacaaaaagagagaagaaagggGTGGGAGCTTGGTTTAATTCAATACAACTTGTTTGGCTTTTGAGGTGGAAATTATCGAAACTAATGAGTCTACTCAGAATGCTTCAATTGTTTCGTCCTGTATGTCTTCTTCCACATTATCAAATCATCTTTTACATGCAGACTCAGGAATTGACGAGTCCATATTTGCTAAACTACTACTGTTCTCATGCTGGAGTTATCGAATGAGGAGCAGTTTAAAGCAGCTACAGAGGCTATGCAGGTGAAATCTTTCTAACCAACTGATTTGACCCACTGTTTTGTATATTCAGTGTGTTTTTTCTGCCTCATAGAGTGCCTCATCAATTGTAAAGGATGCTTTAGAAAACCGGCCACTTGTCATCAGACTTAAGGGAGTGGTAAGGTTTCATCTTCATTAAACCTTCAATTCAATCACAAACACATTTGTTGGTTGGTGACTctattaaatagtactactatccTTTTTAGAGTAGTCACTGTTGTCTGGTTTctcaattaaattttgattccATATATGTTGCAGGACTGCTTTAGAGACTCTGAGGACAAGCCATATCTTGTTTACGCTCCTGTAGAAGTAATTGGTGGCAAGGAACGACTCTTGTGTGCTTACGGTATCCATATCATCTGTTTCTTGTCTTACTTTGACTCCAAATATTCACCACTTAGTGACGTTTAATTATGTTTAGACTTTAGATTACTTGATTGATTGTTTTTGGCTTTTCTGAACGTTCTTAGATGCCATCAAGGATGCGTTTGTTCACGCTGGCTTGGTCGTTGGGTATAATAAGGAAAATCTGAAGGTACCTTTCTTTATCTTTGATACTTCAACTACTCATTCAAGTACATAATGTTCATCTACAATCTTCTCCTTTGATGCAGTTGCATGTCACCCTTATGAGTACACGTTTCAGGTGCGACTTCTGTATTTATATCCGTTATTACATTCTTCGCGTCTGGCAAACATACGGGTTGGATCTTCGACATACTGAGAGTTTACTTTGATCCTTTTTTCTTTGGCTCCCAGAACGACGATGAAGGAGAAACCGTTCGATGCAAACGCCATTTTAAAACGGTATCGTAACAAGGAATGGGGCGATTATCGTGTAAGCGAAGCTCATCTATCTGAAAGGGGTAAATTTGATAATGGCTATTACCGCTGCTGTGCTAGACTTCCTTTCCCCTAAAACATGCAAAAAGATTGATCCATTCACCTTTGAGATTTTACTGTTACCAAGTAAATTTACCCTAGTTTGAATTTCCAGTAATTCACCTCTTGAATAAATATGTAGCctgatatttattactataagaCCACGAAAGTGTAGTGATTATACATGTAACATGTTGAATGCAATTATTTTTGGGTtacattagtttattattggggaatgtgatcaaatgcaatctctaaatattgtacaaactccaaactttgATCTGGACCGCTAGAAAACATCAAcggatgataaaataatagcaacaaaaaatatcaacacaatgtcagCGGTTGATGCTgcgttgaaattgtgttgacatcaaaatcttgaaattttacactatgttgacattgtattgacgttatgttgatactgtgttaaaaagtttggagtttgtacaatatatgagtttgcattttatcactacccttgttattggagtataatttatcgCAATTATTTTACACCGACCATTTTGACATTAGGGTTTAGTTATCCAacaattatttctctatttttcttctaaaaaaatcattatcttTTCATAATTATGCTATGCATTTGCCCCCTAACATTTGATAGCGAAATGTCCTCTATATTTATcatgataaaaaaacaaactttttttggtgaaaagaACAAGTAATTATGAAACTATAACACGTACCTCATCAGTTATCTCCATTTAATAGTAGCATTTCTTAATTCGGACCAGTAATCAACGCcaatattaatatcaaattcGTAATCCACACACATTTATTTtgctaataaaaataataaaaataaagtggaaaatgaaacaaaaaaaaagcatagatttgttttgttggTCGGCGCACTATGTGGCCCAAAGTTGGAAATGTTAAAAAAccgaattaaaaaaattaaatcatgatTAGTTAGTATTTTAGCTAATACATTTAgacatttttgttgattttaatttactataaGATTCGAAAATGCTtaaagttttgttttgaaattgcTTTAATTATGGGATGTGAATTGTGAGATGTGTGGCGGAGGATGCACTTATGTGTTTGTGATCCTTAAACCAAGTGATGGAGACTATTCATCTTTGACTATAATTACAAATGACAactattaataaatgaaatatccaaattaaattcaatgaGAATATTGCTGTTAAATCGTGAGATACTACAACTAAATTACATAATGAagtacaatataaaaattgaccAAGTTATAGTCACACTTATGATATCGCTTTATCATttcaccaaaaataattaattagtatgtGATCCAACTACTCACTCATCATCAAActgaattaaaaattataattaaacaatatgtGGAATTCTTAGTCTATAAATGTGGCATAGAAAGTGTCTTTTGCACCTAAAAAAAACATTCCATTATTTCATTCTCCCTTAgttctttttctccttctccttcacAGGAAAAAAATGCCGGGAATCGCTTTCGGCCGATTCGATGACTCATTCAGCTTAGCCTCAATTAAGGCGTACGTCGCTGAGTTCATCTCCACCATGCTCTTCGTCTTCGCCGGCGTCGGTTCCGCCATTGCTTTCAGTTAGTTTTGTCACACCTCCACGTTTCTCTCTATGATTATGTGAATTAGTCATTTAGACCCTAGAATTAGGGGTGgacacaaaatttatttatttatttattttggtaaagacaatttttttatggcactgtatatatattttgcattcaaaaaaatagtaagaaaagaatttcatatgatatattttgttaatgaTATGGACttttgtataataatttatacaaaaatattgaatattaaaatttgtgtcggCCGCTGCCAAGAGCTAGAATCATGCATGCAAGCACATGTAGGATTCCGATTCCGATTTGGTGATTTGACGTTTTTTAAATAGACAGTGTGACTTCGGGCGCCGCTCTCAACCCGGCGGGGCTGGTGGCGATCGCGATCGCGCACGCATTCGCTCTCTTCGTCGCAGTTTCGGTTGGAGCCAACATCTCCGGTGGCCACGTCAACCCTGCCGTCACCTTTGGACTGGCCGTCGGCGGCCATATCACCATCCTCACCGGAATGTTCTATTCGATCGCTCAGCTCTTGGGCTCAATTATCGCCTGTTTTGTGCTCTCCATCGTTACCGGCGGTTATGTAAGTGTAATTTCACCAAgtaactcatttttataacCTAGATCACATAATTTGAAATTCCAATTTTGCCCTTGTTCCATGTGATTTCAGTTTTGGACCCTTAAAATGTACTAATAGGTGAGAGGATAGACTTTGATTGTACAactaacatattttataatccaaattaaaaaatatggtgCAGGAGATCCCGACTCACGGATTGGGTGCTGGAGTCGCAGCCTTCCAGGGACTCGTGATGGAGGTAATCATTACATTCGCATTGGTGTACACAGTGTATGCCACTGCGGTCGATCCCAGGAAGGGCTCAGTGGGCACTGTCGCACCAATTGCGATTGGGTTCATTGTGGGGGCCAACATTTTGGCGGCGGGCCCGTTCTCAGGCGGATCCATGAACCCAGCCAGGTCCTTCGGCCCGGCTGTGGCGAGCGGTGACTACGATGGGAACTGGATCTACTGGATCGGGCCACTCATCGGTGGCGGCCTAGCCGGGATGGTCTACAACAATGTGTTCATGCACGATGACCATGCATCACTTTCTAGCGACTTCTAAGTATGTAAATTTGTTGAACGCTTTATGATTTGTTTGAGGACCAATTTGCACAATCCCTTTGTAATAAAAGGAAATGGGactcattttccttttgtttttttacttgATGAATTGGTTTGAATGTCGaaaatccattttttactTGATGAAATTGATATGTTAATTGCTTTAATTTGTGGAATGATTCCATGGATTTCTTTTCTATGATCCTCAGACTCTCAATAATCTGATGAATTCCCATTTTGCAAttcagttatttttattttctcatactttatttcaATCACATCTTTTGAgcaaaaatgcatattttagagattaaaaaaaaataaaggtgaaaattttttcatatatgaaaaatatcttCAGTAAGttctttatattaaagaagataaataatgattccttatttatttttgtgatccTAATTACTCGGACTCTTATTATATTGATTTGTGATCCTCAAAGTCGAATCTTTATAAGAGCAAATtgtgtatataaaaaataaccataatttttttgcaagcacaaaaaatcaaattatgacaaataaaataaaaatcaaattatgacaaataaaataaaaataaaaataaaaatcgcTAGAAGGAGGGCTTGAACCTCCGACCTTGTGGTTAACAGCCACACGCTCTAACCAACTGAGCTATTCCAGCTACTTACTTCTCCATACGACACTCAAGATACTTCTTGGAGAAGTGTCTGCATTTTTCAGATTTATGGCCCTCAAACTTGAGACAGTTGATATAGTCTTTCTTTTCCTACACCAATCAACCTCAAACAAACCATAGTTAACAAAGCTTCTTCAAATGAATCAAGCCTAAAACAGCTTACACAATTCTACACATGTACCAGATCACATAAATGCATATGATCCAAAGGGAAAACACCCTTTTCTGGTGGCACTGGTCTTGCTCCTCTGTTTCCACCAAATGCTCCTCCTACAACAACAAACATCGATAATCGATAATTCCATCGAAAagattccttttttttcagaGCATCAACATTTCCCAATTGAGTCCATCCATATCTAATTATGAAACTGATGAAATAACATAACAATCTATGCAAGTTTCAGTTTTTTTCAGAGCATCAACATTTCCCAATTGAGTTCATCCATATCTAATCATGAAACTGATGAAATAACATAACAATCTATGCAagattcagttttttttttttttggattagaTCAACCTAGAAATCATCCTAACTACCAAAAGGGAATCATCAAAACAATAACAATTTAacaagaaagggaaaaaaaatcaatcttttGCTAGTTCCACATTGACAATACACAATTCTTTTGAGGTCTATACAAAGTTAGGGTAATAACTTTGGTTCAAACATTAACAATTTCAGATAAACCCTAACATGAATCATCAATTACCTGCACTCATTTgtgaaaatttcaattgtttcTTAGGTGAAGAATTCTCGTCGATAAGCCCTCTTTCTCTACTCCTTCAATTTGGTTTAGCCACTGGAATTGAATGAGGTAAGAATCTTTGTCACCACTAAGCCCAACAAATCTGTTGTTGAATATAAGCCCAATTCTTTACAAGACCCAATTTATGGAAATAGATGATAaataaagattat
This window contains:
- the LOC125208013 gene encoding aquaporin TIP2-1-like; its protein translation is MPGIAFGRFDDSFSLASIKAYVAEFISTMLFVFAGVGSAIAFNSVTSGAALNPAGLVAIAIAHAFALFVAVSVGANISGGHVNPAVTFGLAVGGHITILTGMFYSIAQLLGSIIACFVLSIVTGGYEIPTHGLGAGVAAFQGLVMEVIITFALVYTVYATAVDPRKGSVGTVAPIAIGFIVGANILAAGPFSGGSMNPARSFGPAVASGDYDGNWIYWIGPLIGGGLAGMVYNNVFMHDDHASLSSDF
- the LOC125203414 gene encoding cytochrome c oxidase assembly protein COX19-like produces the protein MSAGGAFGGNRGARPVPPEKGVFPLDHMHLCDLEKKDYINCLKFEGHKSEKCRHFSKKYLECRMEK
- the LOC125206919 gene encoding uncharacterized protein LOC125206919, translating into MLQDCFRDSEDKPYLVYAPVEVIGGKERLLCAYDAIKDAFVHAGLVVGYNKENLKLHVTLMSTRFRTTMKEKPFDANAILKRYRNKEWGDYRVSEAHLSERGKFDNGYYRCCARLPFP
- the LOC125204687 gene encoding polyadenylate-binding protein-interacting protein 4-like, yielding MDAGSGSGNVNDRKNLQNVRPTYRAVPTQPDREVQGYRTSSSASSSTSDRGGTSTSAGRVSDPSPSVASLSSKMSTLNPHAKEFKLDPNAKSFTPVQRHMHGTQSSVRAGPSFAAQPPAPPMLQQIYNSRGPQAVNSRQPKFTHFVSLPLAIYPELLKGLVNFKIEVLKDAAADSGIDESIFAKLLLFSCWSYRMRSSLKQLQRLCRVPHQL